A genomic segment from Agelaius phoeniceus isolate bAgePho1 chromosome 2, bAgePho1.hap1, whole genome shotgun sequence encodes:
- the KLRG1 gene encoding killer cell lectin-like receptor subfamily G member 1, translating to MEASRSEISAADESEEVTYTSVRFSQTPPPRAKAPKEKRAPRLWSAVLKGLAIGFGTLSISLAIALIWKMSDCHPHCPQEWVAYRGNCYSFSAEKKDWNSSQESCRKQGAHLLVINDTLEMDLFKRIQAECFWIGLRNSTRSGWIWEDGSVLSDARVYSNSPVQSCAVLMKDRFHASSCEVPAQWICEKTLR from the exons ATGGAGGCAAGCAGATCAGAAATTTCTGCAGCTGATGAGAGCGAGGAAGTAACGTACACTTCTGTCAGATTCTCTCAGACTCCTCCTCCAAGGGCCAAAGCTCCAAAGGAGAAAAGAG CTCCCCGTTTGTGGTCAGCAGTTCTGAAGGGCTTGGCCATAGGCTTTGGCACActgagcatctccctggcaaTTGCTTTGATTTGGAAGATGA GTGACTGCCACCCACACTGCCCTCAAGAGTGGGTGGCCTACAGAGGGAACTGCTACTCCTTCTCCGCAGAGAAGAAGGACTGGAATTCCAGCCAGGAATCCTGCAGGAAACAGGGAGCTCACCTCCTGGTGATCAATGATACCTTGGAGATG GATCTGTTCAAGCGTATTCAAGCAGAATGTTTCTGGATTGGACTGAGGAACAGTACAAGATCTGGATGGATTTGGGAGGATGGCTCTGTATTAAGTGATGCCAG GGTCTACTCTAACAGCCCTGTGCAAAGTTGTGCTGTCCTGATGAAAGATCGGTTTCATGCCTCCAGCTGTGAAGTTCCTGCTCAGTGGATCTGTGAGAAAACACTTAGATAA
- the M6PR gene encoding cation-dependent mannose-6-phosphate receptor, with the protein MSPPCHTSALLLVFVALAVAGAEQSEERSCDVVGDESSESQMERALLKKLEPLSHMRFNVTVEKGKTENYIYHFRVCREVNSTSHDFGGLVQTDKHSGKTTVIGRINETQVFNGSDWIMLIYKGGDSYGRHCSGEKRRAVIMISCKRGVTASSFSIISEEREKEQECFYLFEMDSSVACPAENSHLSVGSILLITFVSLIAVYIVGGFLYQRLVVGAKGMEQIPHFAFWQDLGNLVADGCDFVCRSKPRNAPAAYRGVGDDQLGEESEERDDHLLPM; encoded by the exons ATGTCACCACCTTGCCATacctctgccttgctgctggtctttgtggccctggctgtAGCGGGGGCCGAGcagtcagaagagaggagctgtGATGTGGTTGGTGATGAGAGCAGTGAGTCGCAGATGGAGAGAGCCCTGCTGAAGAAACTGGAGCCCCTGAGCCACATGAG gtTTAACGTGACTGTGGAGAAAGGCAAAACAGAAAACTACATCTACCATTTCAGGGTGTGCAGGGAGGTCAACAGCACCTCACATGACTTTGGTGGCCTGGTGCAAACAGATAAACATAGTGGAAAGACCACGGTGATCGGAAGAATCAATGAAACCCAGGTCTTCAATGGAA GTGACTGGATCATGCTGATTTATAAAGGAGGTGATTCATACGGCAGGCACTGCAGTGGTGAGAAGAGGCGAGCTGTGATAATGATTTCTTGCAAGCGGGGAGTGACAGCG AGTTCATTCAGCATTATTTCTGAAGAGcgggaaaaggagcaggagtgTTTCTACCTCTTTGAAATGGACAGCAGTGTGGCTTGTCCAGCTGAGAATTCCCACCTCAGTGTTGGCTCCATTCTACTGATCAC GTTTGTGTCACTGATTGCAGTCTACATCGTTGGTGGGTTCCTCTACCAGCGCCTCGTTGTGGGAGCAAAGGGCATGGAGCAGATTCCTCACTTTGCCTTCTGGCAAGATCTGGGCAATTTGGTGGCA GATGGCTGTGACTTTGTGTGCCGATCCAAGCCTCGGAACGCGCCAGCCGCGTACCGCGGCGTGGGGGATGAccagctgggagaggagtcAGAAGAACGGGATGACCACTTGCTGCCCATGTGA